The following proteins are co-located in the Pyrococcus abyssi GE5 genome:
- the infB gene encoding intein-containing translation initiation factor aIF-2 — protein MTKRIRQPIIAVLGHVDHGKCLLPDEKVVVPSVGFVTLKELFETASKVVERDDEKEIRELDERITSVNGDGKTGLVKASYVWKVRHKGKVIRVKLKNWHGVTVTPEHPFLTTKGWKRADQLRPGDYVAVPRFIHGNEDEKIFLSYVKVKKSGEEWKEYFYLAGRKGNIDVNLLFVAPKRYVVEFLRGYFEERSEVKGESVIVEARELVEPLSLALLRFGIFSKIQGSKLIVTGKRNLEAFKDYIGFKDEREKALEEAIEKVKGSEVYPIFEEIRRLRLLFGFTREELGSYAKYENSEAPTYEELMEILDFIERGSPSLSKKIAILEGKLKAELRVLEEEGLIKDGKLTPLGRELLEVWRNREFDSKDVDYIRNIAETLVFIPVENVEEEEYDGYVYDLTTETHNFIANGILVHNTTLLDRIRKTNVAAKEAGGITQHIGATEVPIEVVKKIAGPLIKLWKAEIKLPGLLFIDTPGHEAFTSLRARGGSLADLAVLVVDINEGFQPQTIESIEILRKYRTPFVVAANKIDRIKGWVIEEDEPFLMNIKKQDQRAVQELETKLWELIGKFYEFGFQANRFDRVQNFTRELAIVPISAKYGIGIAELLVLIAGLSQRYLEEKLKIEVEGPARGTILEVREEPGLGHTIDVIIYDGTLHKDDTIVVGGKDKAIVTKIRALLKPKPLDEIRDPRFRFDYVDEVTAAAGVKIAAPGLEEALAGSPVIAAPTPEDVEKAKQEILEQIERVVISTDKVGVIVKADTLGSLEALSKELQEKEIPIRKADVGNVSKTDVMEALSVKEEEPKYGVILGFNVKVNEDAEEVAKAKDVKIFVGNVIYKLIEDYEEWVKEEEEKKKRELLSKVTFPGVIRLYPDERYVFRRSNPAIVGIEVIEGRIKPGVTLIKQNGQKVGVIRSIKSRDEFLQEAKKGQAVAIAIEGAIVGRHIHPGETLYVDLSRDDAITLLKHLRDTLEDTDIKALKMIAKVKAKEDPFWRAI, from the coding sequence ATGACGAAGAGAATTAGGCAACCAATCATAGCGGTTCTCGGTCACGTTGATCACGGCAAATGCCTACTTCCAGATGAGAAGGTTGTAGTTCCAAGCGTTGGTTTTGTAACATTAAAAGAGCTCTTCGAGACCGCTAGCAAAGTCGTTGAGAGGGACGATGAGAAGGAGATAAGGGAGTTAGACGAGAGAATTACAAGCGTTAATGGAGATGGCAAGACGGGCCTTGTGAAAGCCTCCTACGTCTGGAAGGTTAGGCACAAGGGGAAGGTCATCAGGGTTAAGCTGAAGAACTGGCACGGCGTAACGGTAACGCCAGAGCATCCATTTCTAACTACTAAAGGCTGGAAAAGAGCAGATCAGTTAAGGCCGGGCGACTATGTAGCTGTTCCAAGGTTCATACATGGAAACGAGGATGAAAAAATTTTCCTGTCCTACGTTAAGGTTAAAAAGTCGGGGGAGGAGTGGAAGGAGTACTTCTACTTGGCTGGGAGAAAAGGGAATATCGATGTCAACTTGCTCTTTGTAGCACCGAAAAGGTACGTGGTCGAGTTTCTCAGGGGGTATTTCGAGGAGAGATCTGAAGTTAAAGGAGAATCTGTTATAGTTGAGGCGAGGGAATTGGTTGAACCCCTATCCTTAGCCCTCCTCCGGTTTGGAATATTTTCAAAAATACAGGGAAGCAAACTCATCGTGACCGGGAAGAGGAACTTGGAGGCTTTCAAGGATTACATAGGGTTCAAAGACGAGAGAGAGAAAGCGCTAGAGGAAGCCATTGAAAAGGTCAAGGGTAGCGAGGTTTACCCGATATTTGAGGAGATTAGGAGGTTGAGGCTCCTCTTTGGCTTCACAAGGGAAGAGCTCGGAAGCTATGCTAAATACGAGAATAGTGAAGCACCGACATATGAGGAGCTCATGGAAATTTTAGATTTCATAGAGAGGGGTTCCCCAAGCTTAAGTAAGAAGATAGCGATACTAGAGGGTAAGCTAAAAGCTGAGCTAAGGGTGCTAGAGGAAGAGGGTTTAATAAAGGACGGAAAGCTAACCCCGCTTGGAAGGGAACTCTTGGAGGTTTGGCGCAACAGGGAGTTCGATTCCAAGGATGTGGATTACATTAGAAATATAGCCGAAACTTTAGTTTTCATCCCAGTTGAAAATGTCGAGGAAGAGGAGTACGATGGCTACGTCTACGATTTAACAACGGAAACACACAACTTCATCGCCAACGGAATACTCGTCCACAACACAACTTTACTCGATAGGATAAGGAAGACCAATGTGGCTGCGAAGGAGGCCGGCGGGATAACCCAGCACATAGGGGCTACAGAAGTTCCGATAGAAGTGGTTAAGAAGATAGCCGGGCCTTTGATAAAGCTTTGGAAGGCCGAGATAAAGCTCCCTGGGCTACTCTTCATAGACACCCCAGGGCATGAGGCTTTCACAAGCTTGAGGGCCAGGGGAGGTAGCTTAGCCGACCTAGCGGTTTTAGTCGTTGATATAAACGAGGGATTCCAGCCACAGACGATAGAGAGCATAGAGATACTGAGGAAGTACAGGACACCCTTCGTAGTTGCTGCAAACAAGATAGACAGGATAAAGGGATGGGTCATAGAGGAGGATGAGCCCTTCCTCATGAACATAAAGAAGCAAGATCAGAGGGCTGTCCAGGAGTTAGAGACCAAGCTTTGGGAACTTATTGGAAAGTTCTACGAGTTTGGATTTCAAGCTAACCGCTTCGACAGGGTTCAGAACTTTACGAGGGAGTTAGCAATAGTTCCAATATCCGCGAAGTACGGGATCGGGATAGCCGAGTTACTCGTTCTCATAGCTGGACTTAGTCAGAGATATCTGGAGGAGAAGCTAAAGATAGAGGTTGAAGGCCCGGCGAGGGGAACGATATTAGAGGTTAGGGAAGAGCCCGGACTCGGGCATACGATAGATGTGATAATTTACGATGGAACACTACACAAGGACGACACTATCGTCGTCGGTGGGAAGGATAAGGCCATAGTGACCAAGATAAGGGCACTACTAAAGCCGAAGCCCCTCGACGAGATAAGGGATCCAAGGTTTAGATTCGACTACGTTGATGAAGTAACAGCGGCGGCCGGAGTAAAGATAGCCGCTCCAGGACTTGAGGAGGCTCTGGCGGGTTCGCCGGTTATAGCAGCCCCAACCCCCGAAGATGTGGAGAAGGCTAAACAGGAAATATTAGAGCAGATAGAGAGGGTCGTCATAAGCACCGACAAGGTTGGAGTGATAGTGAAGGCAGATACCCTCGGTAGCCTTGAAGCCCTAAGCAAGGAGCTCCAGGAAAAGGAGATACCAATAAGGAAGGCCGACGTTGGAAACGTAAGTAAAACGGATGTCATGGAGGCCCTTAGTGTGAAGGAAGAGGAACCAAAGTACGGTGTCATCTTGGGGTTCAACGTGAAAGTAAACGAAGATGCAGAGGAAGTTGCAAAGGCGAAAGACGTTAAGATATTCGTTGGTAACGTTATCTACAAGTTAATAGAAGATTACGAAGAGTGGGTCAAGGAGGAAGAGGAGAAGAAGAAGAGGGAACTGCTCAGCAAAGTGACGTTCCCTGGGGTTATAAGGCTGTATCCAGATGAAAGGTACGTCTTCAGGAGGAGCAACCCGGCGATAGTGGGGATAGAGGTCATTGAGGGAAGGATAAAGCCTGGTGTGACTTTAATTAAGCAGAACGGTCAGAAGGTTGGCGTGATAAGGTCAATAAAGAGCAGAGACGAGTTTTTGCAAGAGGCTAAGAAGGGACAAGCTGTGGCTATAGCGATAGAGGGTGCCATAGTCGGAAGACATATCCACCCTGGAGAAACCCTCTATGTCGATCTCAGTAGGGATGATGCGATAACGCTACTGAAGCATCTGAGAGATACCCTTGAAGATACCGACATCAAGGCTTTGAAGATGATTGCAAAGGTCAAGGCAAAGGAAGACCCCTTCTGGAGGGCAATTTGA
- the cas6 gene encoding CRISPR-associated endoribonuclease Cas6 has translation MRFLIRVRPEERKFKVPYNHQYYLQGLIYNRIKMVNPRLSTFLHETRGPKMFTYSLFMTEKRKHPKGLPYFLGFKRGFFYFSTCIPEIAEAFITGLFREPEIVLWGERFYLEEVKTLREPTKFSGSTFITLSPVAVTMVKEGKRYDVSPLEEEFYTLIKENLKDKYVMIKGEKPPDDFEMEVIVAKPKRFEVKPGIYQMAWHLVFKAYGDDELIKVGYVVGFGEKNSLGFGMVKVENNREEKGMGVQERMLFKNEDGLKTGP, from the coding sequence ATGAGGTTCTTAATCAGAGTTAGGCCAGAGGAAAGAAAGTTCAAAGTTCCATATAATCATCAGTACTATTTACAGGGCTTAATATATAATAGGATAAAGATGGTGAATCCACGGCTTAGTACATTTCTCCACGAGACAAGGGGGCCTAAGATGTTCACGTACTCCCTATTCATGACGGAAAAGAGGAAGCACCCAAAGGGTTTGCCCTACTTCCTGGGATTTAAGAGGGGGTTCTTCTACTTCTCAACGTGCATTCCAGAGATAGCCGAGGCTTTTATAACGGGACTGTTTAGGGAACCTGAGATAGTTCTCTGGGGTGAGAGGTTCTACTTGGAGGAGGTTAAAACTTTAAGGGAACCAACCAAGTTTAGTGGTTCCACTTTTATAACGCTCTCACCTGTGGCCGTTACAATGGTAAAGGAAGGGAAGAGGTACGATGTTTCTCCCCTAGAGGAGGAGTTCTACACTCTAATAAAAGAGAACCTTAAGGACAAGTACGTGATGATAAAGGGGGAGAAACCTCCGGATGACTTTGAGATGGAAGTAATAGTGGCCAAGCCTAAGAGGTTTGAAGTTAAGCCGGGAATTTATCAGATGGCCTGGCATCTAGTTTTCAAGGCTTACGGTGATGACGAGCTGATTAAGGTTGGTTATGTCGTCGGTTTTGGAGAGAAGAATTCGTTAGGCTTTGGGATGGTTAAGGTTGAGAACAATAGAGAAGAAAAGGGAATGGGAGTCCAAGAAAGGATGCTATTTAAGAATGAAGATGGGCTAAAGACAGGACCATGA